Below is a genomic region from Salvelinus fontinalis isolate EN_2023a unplaced genomic scaffold, ASM2944872v1 scaffold_0055, whole genome shotgun sequence.
CCTAATGGAACAATGCATTTTGTCCCCTAATGGAACAATGCATTTTGTCCTCTAATGGAACAATGCATTTTGTCCCCTAATGGAACAATGCATTTTGTCCCCTATTGGAACAATGCATGTTGTCTCCTATTGGAACAATGCATTTTGTCCCCTATTGGAACAATGCATTTTGTCCCCTAATGGAACAATGCATTTTGTCTCCTAATGGAACAATGCATTTTGTCCCCTATTGGAACAATGCATTTTGTCCCCTAATGGAACAATGCATTTTGTCCCCTATTGGAACAATGCATTTTGTCCCCTATTGGAACAATGCATTTTGTCCCCTAATGGGAAAAAACAACATTCATTTTTGCTTGAGAAAACTGCTTGACTTTTCCTTTCCGAAAACATAATGATTGTCCTCTGGTCCACAGTGACCAAGACCAAAGAGGTGCAGCTGTGTGTGGTGAGATCTCAGAAATCACTGTATTCTGGATCAAACAAGTTGCACAATTCCCAGAAATCCCAGAATTCCGGATCGAAAAAGAAGCTCAAGTCTCAGTTTTGCCTGAGTTCCTGCTTGGAGGACTCCTACCTGAGGACGGAAGTCTGGCTCCTGCAGGACCTCACCCTGCTGGACGGCCGGGATCCGGACGTGGTAAGGAACATCATTCTCACATTTTGCATGACATCATTGTTTACATTTAAGTGTTGACTCTAGGGGCTGCCATGATTCTGTCCTCACTGCATGGTGAACAGGTGTTCCATTGCAACCTTTGCTGTGTCACACCCTCTTCTTCTAGTCCCCCTTTGATGACCTCACCTCTCTTCTTTCCCCTCCCCCCTGTAGGACGACCCGTGTTTCCTGATGCACTTCTCCACTGTGCGGTCGGTGACGGCCTTCAGCTGCGGCGCCAAGTACTGCATGGCGCGGGCCCTGGTTGCCCTGAGCGACAAGCACTGCGGGCGACCTTTGACTCTGGTGAACTATGACCTGGCCTACATCAGCCCGTCGTCTGTATATTTgaacagaggagactgtgtggtgCTGATGCAGATATGTTTCTACGCTGctaacctggtgtgtctgtccTTGTGCCCTGTACCTCTGGACTGAGAGAGATatatgtatttattaaggatctccaaggcagcagctactcttcctggggtttattatggatccccaaggcagcagctactcttcctggggtttattatggatccccaaggtagcagctactcttcctggggtttattatggatccccaaggcagcagctactcttcctggggtttattatggatccccaaggtagcagctactcttcctggggtttattatggatccccaaggcagcagctactcttcctggggtttattatggatccccaaggtagcagctactcttcctggggtttattatggatccccaaggcagcagctactcttcctggggtgcggcaaaatgaaggcagttataccattttagagagagagagactgagtgtgttttttaaacctttatttaactaggcaagtcagttaagaacaaattcttatttttagtgacggcctaggaacagtgggttaactgccttgttcaggggcagaacgacagatttttaccttgtcagctctgtgATTCAATttcgcaacctttcagttactagtccaacgctctaaccactaggctacctgctggttactagtccaacgcgctaaccactaggctatctgttggttactagtccaacgcgctaaccactaggctacctgctggttactagtccaacgcgctaaccactaggctacctgctggttactagtccaacgctctaaccactaggctacctgttggttactagtccaatgcgctaaccactaggctacctgctggttactagtccaacgcgctaaccactaggctacctgctggttactggcccaacgcgctaaccactaggctacctgctggttactagtccaaccactagactacctgctgtttactagtccaacgcgctaaccactaggctacttgctggtTACTATTCCAAcgtgctaaccactaggctatctgctggttactagtccaacgcgctaaccacgaggctatctgttggttactagtccaacgcgctaaccactaggctacctgctggttactagtccaacgcgctaaccactaggctacctgctggttactagtccaacgctctaaccactaggctacctgttggttactagtccaatgcgctaaccactaggctacctgctggttactagtccaacgcgctaaccactaggctacctgctggttactggcccaacgcgctaaccactaggctacctgctggttactagtccaaccactagactacctgctgtttactagtccaacgcgctaaccactaggctacttgctggtTACTATTCCAAcgtgctaaccactaggctatctgctggttactagtccaacgcgctaaccacgaggctacctgctggttactagtccaacgcgctaaccacgaggctacctgctggttactagtccaacgcgctaaccacgaggctacctgctggttactagtccaacgcgctaaccacgaggctacctgctggttactagtccaacgcgctaaccacgaggctacctgctggttactagtccaacgcgctaaccacgaggctacctgccgtgtGTGTGAGCGAATCATAATCTCTACCATGTATCAAGAATACACTATTTAAAATGATTGTCTTTCCACATTTCTAAGTCTCTGTGTTGCATGTACTAGTAAaccttctgtctctgttctgattCTGAACGTTATAACACTGTTCCCTAAGCATGTGAAATTATTCAAGCTAATAATCTGAATAAAATGTAACAACTTTCCTTTTGTCTT
It encodes:
- the exoc1l gene encoding exocyst complex component 1-like, which translates into the protein MSSLLRKEMQRMLFRPEGQKLQKFIEIHEATPGRHFLCVYVTKTKEVQLCVVRSQKSLYSGSNKLHNSQKSQNSGSKKKLKSQFCLSSCLEDSYLRTEVWLLQDLTLLDGRDPDVDDPCFLMHFSTVRSVTAFSCGAKYCMARALVALSDKHCGRPLTLVNYDLAYISPSSVYLNRGDCVVLMQICFYAANLVCLSLCPVPLD